The following coding sequences lie in one Salvelinus sp. IW2-2015 unplaced genomic scaffold, ASM291031v2 Un_scaffold3558, whole genome shotgun sequence genomic window:
- the LOC112076084 gene encoding C-type lectin domain family 4 member E-like: MPCKKDVAGDQHSVSCQCWKSYSGAAAVCLGLLCVLLLAGITGLLLYQRNQLTCSNTLTKERDQLQTSGNNRTEKRHQLQTSHNTLTKERDQLQTSYNTLTKERDQLQTSYNTLTKERDQLQKEIESLQKSTVEKVCPRGWKKLGSSCYYVSTELKSWEESRQDCRDRGADLVVIKSQEQQIFVNWLCGRKDYVWIGLTDSVTEGAWKWVDDTPLTTTYWNSGEPNGGRAENCVYFYSSSSDTGEWWDYDCSYKYRWICEK; this comes from the exons ATGCCCTGCAAGAAGGATGTAGCTGGTGATCAACATTCAG TGTCTTGTCAGTGTTGGAAGAGYTACTCTGGAGCRgctgcagtgtgtctggggctgctgtgtgttctcctaCTGGCTGGGATCACAGGCCTGTTACTCTACC AGAGAAACCAATTGACCTGTTCCAACACCCTGACCAAAGAGAGGGACCAGTTACAGACCAGCGGAAACAACCGGACTGAAAAGAGACACCAGCTACAGACTAGCCACAACACGCTgaccaaagagagagaccagctacagaccagttacaacaccctgaccaaagagagagaccagctacagaccagttacaacaccctgaccaaagagagagaccagttacagaaAGAGATAGAAAGTCTGCAAAAATCTACTGTTGAGAAAG TGTGTCCTCGAGGTTGGAAGAAGCTTGGTAGCAGTTGTTACTACGTCTCTACTGAGTTAAAATCCTGGGAGGAAAGCAGACAGGACtgcagagacagaggagcagaCCTGGTGGTCATCAAGAGCCAAGAACaacag ATATTTGTCAACTGGTTATGTGGACGAAAGGACTATGTCTGGATTGGTCTGACTGACTCTGTTACTGAGGGGGCCTGGAAATGGGTGGACGACACACCACTGACCACAAC GTATTGGAACAGTGGAGAGCCTAATGGTGGAAGAGCTGAGAACTGTGTGTATTTCTACTCCTCGTCATCAGACACAGGAGAATGGTGGGACTATGACTGTTCCTATAAATACAGATGGATCTGTGAGAAATAG